DNA from Aliarcobacter skirrowii CCUG 10374:
AAAAGAAGTTCATCAAAAATATTCTGATATTTTTGGAAATTTACTTGGTGGTTGTGATTTAGTTTTTGATAGAGAAAAAAATTATCACTCTTTTGATGGAAATAAACGGATATTTTCAGCTTGGATTGGAATTAAATCTTACGAAGACAATACAACTCAAAAAATGATTGATGAGCTTATGAAATTTCAATTTGAATTTTCATTATATTGTCAGTTTCAAAACTTAACAAGTGAAAAAGCTCTTTTTATTTTAGATGATAAACATAGAACTGCACAAAGCTGGTTAAGATATAGTGAAGATAATGAAATTGAATTTAATGAAATTATTCAAAGAATTCAAAATAAAGAAGTATCTTTAGCTTTTACTGGTTTTGCAATACAAGTTAAAGCTAAAAGTTTAATAGAATTAGAAGCGAATATTGAAGAGATATCAACTCTTGTTGACTTTTATGGTTTTAGAACAATAAGAGAAAAAACAAATATAGAGCCTCTATTTTGGAGTTTGACTGCTGGATTAGAGCATTTAATGGTTAGAAAAAGATATTTAACAAGTGAAAATATTTCTGATTTGGCAAATTTTTCTACAGTTGGAGAAGGACTGGAGAGATGTTCTTGGGGTAACAATTATGTTACTCAATTTCTTACAAGTTCAAATACAATCTACAGATTTTGTTTTCATAATTCAGAAAATGATAAAGCCTTAGGTCATACACTTATTTTTGGAGCATCAAATAGTGGTAAAACTACTTTGATTAATTTCTTAATGTCTCAAGCTTTAAGATTTGAAAAATTAAGAATAATCTCTTTTGATAGACTTCAAGGTCAAAAAATCTTCACTCTTACGCATGGTGGAACATATACAACTTTTTCAGATGATAATGGATTTTTAAATCCTTTCTCTCTTCCAGGTACAAGAGAGAATAAAACATTTTTAAGTAGTTTAATCTCTGATATGGCTGAACTTGAAGAGAACAATCACAATATAGATACTGCAATAGATTTAATCTACTCTAGACTTACTAAAGAGAGTGAAAGGAATTTAGACTCTGGAATAACTGCTTTTGCTCCAATGAGTGATAAAGAAGTTGCTTTGGATAAATTATTACTTCCATTTACAAAAAAAGGAAAATGGGGAAATTATCTAAATGCAAAAAAAGATAGTTTGGATTTTGAAGCAAGTAGAATTACTACTTTTGATATGGATACTTTAATTTCTGAACCAAAGCTATTAGGAATAATTCTAAACTATATTTTCTATAGAATAAAACTACTAGCTCTACCAAAAGATGGCGAAGAACCAAAACCTCATCTTATATTTGCAGATGAGCTACCTAACCTACTAGAGAGCGATATCTTTGCAAAAAGAGTAAAGGAAACTGTACTAGAGCATAGAAAACTTGATGGAGTTTTTATTGGAGCTTCTCAAACACCACAAGCACTTACAAATCATAGTATTGGAAAATCTATTTTAGGAAGTTTTGCAAACTTTATCTTTTATCCAGATCCTTTGGCTGATAGAGATACATTATCAAAAGATTTTCAACTTAATGATAATGAAATAAATTGGATTAAAAATTCTGGAGAAAATAGAAAAATACTTTTTAAACGAAACGGTGGTGAGAGTGTTATTTTAAATGTTGATTTAATTACTTTAGAGGAGCATCTTAAATGCTTTAACTCTTCTAATACTGAAAAAATTAGATTAGAAAATTTAATTAAAAGTAATCCAAATAATTGGATAAAGGAGTTTTTAAAATGAGAGCAAAAAAATTTACTACGGTTATAATTATTAGCTTTTATCTAATTCCAAATCTTTTTGGTGCAGCACAAGTTGTGACAGATCCTATCTCTTATACACACTACATCGATCAAATAAAAGAATTTCAAAAACAAGTTGAGCTTATGACAAAACAAGTTGAAACTCTAGGTGGGATTAAAACAGCTACTGATGATGTAAAAAGACAGATATACACAGTTAAAGAGCAATTTACAGATGCTTTTATGGGACTTATGAACGCTGGTCAAAAACTTGGTGAAGCTGGTGGTAAAGTTGGTGAAACTTTTAAACAAATTGGTTCATATAAAAAAGACTCTATTACTACAAATTCTGGCGATGGAGGTTTCTTTTATGAAGATATGGCAAAAATGATTGATGGATTTTTTGAAACAACTGGAACAATGGATGTTGCTAAATTTTTTCATTTAAATGATGAACAACTTAGAAAAAGTTTAAAAAACGACACTCAACAAATGGCCCACTACAAAATAGTAGCTGGATATGAATTTTTAGAGGAGAGCTTATCTCATACAAATAAAGTAGTAAATGACATTATGAAAACTGTTTTTAATGACAGTGAACCATCTATGATAGAGATGCAAAAAGTTACAAATATGCTTCTATATAACATGATTATAATGCAACAACAATCTATAGCTCTTCAAAATGATTTAGCCTTTGCTATGTCACTAGAAAAATATCATGGAGTTAATCATAAAGATTTCCAAAAAAGAATTAATGCTTTAAATGATGAAGATGAAACAAGAAAAGAGAAATATCTAGAAGATCAAAAAACTAAAATTGATAATGTCAACAAAATTTCAAATGAATATGACATACATTACTTGTTTGGGTATTAAGATGTTTCAGCAATTTTATGGACAAATAGTAACAACTTTAAATGCTTTTATGGATGATAAATATCAAGCCTTTATAGAAGCATTTAAACCATTAGCTGTAGTTATTTTAACTATATATATAATCATTGTTTCGTGGATACTTCTAACTGGAAGAAGTGAAAAAGGAAAAGAGCTGTTTATTACAGTTCTTCTTGCAACTTTTATAATTGGAATTGTTTTTAGTTATGGAGTTTATAAAAGTTGGATAATGGACACTATTTTAAATCAAACATTTAAACTACAAGGCTTTTTTTTAACTATGGATGGTAGTTTACCATCTCAAGTTTTTAATAGTATGGATAAAACTTTTGAATTACTTTTTGGAAAACTTGAAAAACTTGAAGAAGAAGCTGGTTTTTTTAGTGCTAGAGGATGGGCTTTAGCTACATGCACTATAGGATTAAAATTAACATATGGAATTTTGTATCTAGTTTTTGCGGTTCTTATAATATTCTCTACATTTGCAATATATGTATTTTTTGTAATTGGTGGAATTCCATTATTTTTTGCAATCATGCCACAAACTAGATTTATTTTTTGGGCATGGCTAAGAGCTATTATGAACTATACTCTAATACCAATCTTTACAGCTATTGTTATGGCTATAAGCTTAAAATTTTTAAGTGCAGTAGTTAATGATTTAATTGCTATGGATATAGAAAAAAATGGTGTTTGGAATATTGCTGTTGCAAATGCTTACTTTATTGGAGCATTAGCTATCTTTTTTCATTTGAAAGCACCTGAATTTGCAGCAGCTTTAACTGGTGGACAACCTTCTGGAATTGGTGGTTTTTTTACAACTGTTGCTGGAATTGGTGCTAGTACTTATGCTGTAAGTAAATTTGGAGTTTCTAAAGGATGGGCAACAGCAAAAGGAGCATATAACACACCTAAAGCAATATCTTCTACATACAATGAAGTTAAAAATGTAGGTGCAAAAGCTGCTGAAACTGCAATCAATGTAAAAAACGCATTTTCTAAATCAAGAGGAGTTTAAATATGCTTAATGAAAATCCTATTAAATCTCATACAATAAAAATACCTCTTAAATACAAACAAAATGCTAAAAAAATTAATCAAATTGCTCATAAAGCATATATTGAAGCAAAACTTACTAAGGAGATATTAAATGAGTTAGATAAAGATAGTGAAAACAGTCATATGAAAATATCTTTAAGCTACATAACAAAAGAGTATTTCAAGGATATTCAAAAAGATATTCAAAATTTAACTCTAAGAGAATTTGTTATCTGCTCTTTTTATATAGCTGAAAAACTAAATTGGAATTTTATCTGTGAAGATGAGAGTTTTTTTACAGATCAATTAAAAATGTTTAATAAAAAATAAGGAGAAAAAATGAGAAAAATTATGTTTTATATATTACTTGCTTTAGTGGTAAATGGTTGTGTTGGAAAAGATAGCAATGGTCTTTTAAAAAGTCCTTGTAGAGAAGCTCCTATACAAAAAAACAATCATTCATTAGATACTGAGAAAGAAGATTACTATGGCGGATAAAGAAATTGAACTTATAAGTCCTGTTGCATATAAAGCAGCAATGGTTAATAATGTTCTTCTACAGCGAGTAATAGTTGCCTTATTAGGTATTGTATTAATTTTAGGAATAGTGATTATTTCACTATTTCCATTAAAAGATACAAAAGTAAAGGTTGTTGAATTTGTAGATGGAACTTCTAATTTCGTAAGAGTCATAGAACCAAACCAAAATATTCAATCAGATAGTTTATTGATTAATTACTTTGTTAAAAAATATGTTGTTGATAGAGAAACATGGAATAAAGTAGATGAACAAATTCGATATGAATATATAAAGTCTGTATCAAATGAAAAAACTTGGAATGATATGATTGCAATTTTTACTCATTCAAAATCACCTTATGCAAAAAATGATTTTAAAAGAGCTATAAAAATTTTAAGAGTTAGTGAACTAAGTCATAATATACGACAAGTTGAATTTGAAACAAATGATACATATGGGGCTGGTACAACTTCTCAAAAACAGTCAAAAGGTTATTGGGTTGCAACTCTAAAAATGAGTTTTAAAACTAGAGATGTAAATTACGAAGATAAAGATTTTAATCCACTTGGATTAATAGTTGAAGAATATTCTATAGCACAAAGGAAGTAAAAAATGAAAAAAATTTTAATGATTGCACTATTACTTATACAATCTGCATATGCATTTAGAGATGAAACATCATTAAGTGATAACAATACAAATCAAGATATGTTTCCATCATCTTTAAATAGTGTTCAAAAAGCTTTTAACACATCAAATATGCACGAAAATGTAGCTGTTTATAAATATGAAGATGAGAATACTTATAAAGTTCGACTTAGAACAGCAGTTGAAACAATGTTTGTTTTACCACCTGGTGAAAAAATAATTAGCTACTCTTTAGGAGATAGTTTAGTTTTTAAATATAAACCAATTATTGTAAAAAACTATCAAACTGAAAATTTATTTACAGTTCGACCTCAAACAGCTGGAGCTGATACAAATTTAATTGTTGTTGGTGCTAGTGGAAAAATTTATAAGTTCTACCTAAGAGCTGACAATCACGATAGTCCATTTTTACCAATATTTACAATCTATATAAGCAAAGATGGGAAAATACCATCTCCTAAACCACTTAAAACTGATTTTGAAAGTTTAGAAATATCTAGTGAAAATAAAAAAGAGTTATCTCATTTTTTAAGTAATAAAGTAGAAATGCAAAATGCAAATTTTGGATATATCTCATTAAATGGAAGTGATGATATAAAGCCTGATACAGTTTTTGATGATGGTAAATTCACATATTTCTATTTTAAATCACAAAATGGAAAAATTAAAAATCTACCAGTTGTATATAGAGTAGTTGATGATTATGATACTCCAGTTAATTCTAGAATAGAAGGAGATTTTATAATTGCTGAAACATTATCTAAAAGATGGACTTTAAGAAGTGGAACAGCTCATCACTGTATAAAAAGAGAAGATTAAAATGAAATCTAAAATTAGAAATTTCAATAAAAACTCTTTAGATAAAAAGAAATTAATCTTAATTGCAATAGTTGTTTTAGCTTCTATTGCAATAATTGCATTTATAATCAAATTAGCTTTTTTTAATAAAGTAATAGAAGATGATTTAAATGTTTATAGTGAAATAGATCCATCTTTTTTTAGTCAAATAGAAGAGCCTCCACCTCCTCCTAAAGTTGAAAAACCTAAGCCAGTTAAAAAGGTGGTGAAAAAAGCTCCACCTCCTCCACCACCTCCTCCAAGAGATGTATTTGTTCAAAATCAAATTATCTCTAATCCAAACAAAGAACTAATTGATAAAATCAATAAGCAAAGGTTTAAAAGTGGTAAAACTATGGCTTTAACACAAAATGAAAAAGGTTATGGATTTACACGAATGGAAGGTCACTATAAAATTGATACAGATAAAGCTAGTGAGAGTGTATATCTAAATAGAGTTATTACAGCTGATAGAATGATACCAGCTCTTTTAATAAATGAACTTGTTTCTGATATTGAAGGTAAATTAACAGCACAAATTGAAGATGATATTTACGGATTCCATGGTAGAGATATTTTAATTCCAAAAGGTTCAAAAGCAGTTGGGAGATATTTACCTCTTCAAAGAATAGGAGATGAGAGATTAATAGCTACATGGGATAGAATAATTACTCCTGAAGGAGTAAATATTAATTTAAAAGATTCACAATTGGCTGATACAATGGGAAGAAGTGGTGGTTATGGAGAGATTGATAGAAGGCTTTCAGAAAGATATGGTCTATCAATTTTACTATCAACTATTAATGCAGCTGTTGGGTATGCAATTAGTAAACAATCAAGTGATCCAAATCAAGCTTACACTGCAACTACTTATACAAATGGTATTGCTGAAGTTTCTGGACAAATTTTAAAGGAGCAATTAAATGTAAAACCTAGAATAACAATGAGAGCTGGAACTAGAATTTTTATAAATCCAGTTCATGACATATATTTTCCTATGAATTCAAGTGGTACGGTCTTGCCAAGTCCATATTACAACGAAAAAGGAGATAGAAAATGAAAAAAATTATTGTACTAATTTTTTTAGTTTTTGTTTTTGCAAATGCAAACAATAATATTATACAACTTAGATTAATTGATAGTGTTTCTATTAATAAATCAAAAGTTGCTAGAGCTAATTTTGCTTCTTTAGGAAATAATGCTAGTTCTGAATTTAGAAGAGCAATTTTTCAAGGAAATATTAACTATGAAAAACTAAGTAATGGTGAAACTAGAACAACTATAGTATGGTCAACTGTAAGAGATGGTCAAAAAAGTGCAAATGTACCTCCATTTTTAACAAAAGTATCATCAAGAGCAACTTCTATTGCTGGAGGTACTGTTGTAAAAGCTGTTGGAAACACTGAAGAGCTTACAAATGCAATTAGAAATATGGATAATGATAGCTCTTTTAGTGATACAGTTAAAGATTTAACAAGTGGTAATGAAGAAAACTTAGCTGATGGTGGTTTTGGTAATAATTCTGCTAATAGCTCTGAATCAAATGACTCTAGCTCTAGTGGAAACTCATCTAGTGGATGGGGTGGTGGAAGCTCTGGAGGTGGTTCAAGTGGTGGAAGCGGTAGCTCTGGAAGTGGTTCAAGTGGAGGAGGTAATACAACTCCACCTGTAGTTATTCCAGATAGTGGAAACAATGGTGGTTCTAATAGTGGGGGTGGTTCAAGTGGTGGTTCTAATAATGATAGTTCAACAAGATATAGTAAATGTCCACCAATAATAGAAAATGGAATATATACAGTTACTGAATATATTGATGGTTCTTGTGTACCTACAAATATGTCAAGTAGCATATATACAACTGCTCAAGGTTGCCCTCAAGAATTAGATTTTGATAAAAATATTGCAAGAATAAGTACTAGAACTTATGCTATGCCTATGGGAGTAGAAATTTTAGTTACTCCTTGTCAAAAAACTGATAAAACTGCCAATTTGGTTGAAACTCATAATGGTTGCGAATGGAAAGCAAATCTTGATAATGAAACAGCAAACTTACAGAAAAGATATTTTTTTCACTACAACAGTGAACCTGTATATGTAACACAGTGTGTAAACAGTAATAAAACTGCTCCTATAGAGCAATTTAAAGGTGATTTAGGTTGCCAACCTATTATTGACTGGACTGGTGGAACTTATCAAGAAACTGCTAGTGAAAATGGACTTTGTCGTCCTTTCAAAGATATGCAAAAAATCTATTATGATGAAGAGCAATGTCAACCTTTTGTTGATTTTGAAAAAGGTTATGTAACTATTGCAACAATACCTTATGTAAATCAAGAAACTGGTAGAAAATATATTGGAGCTTGTCAAAAAACAAATAAAACAGAAAGTATCAAATGGACAAATGAAACTTGTTCTAATGTTATTGATAGAAAAAGAAAAATTGGTATAGAGCAACATAGAGCATTTTACACTCAAAACGGTCAAAAAAAATGGTTAAATGAGTGTGGAAATAGTGAAAATACTTTTGAGCTACTTTTATTTAAAGAATATGATCAAGCTTGTAAAAATAAAATTGATTATGTAAATAAAGAAGTATATGAAAACTATAGAACCCTAACTAGGCTAGATGATAAAGTGATTGAAGTTGAAGGATGTAAATATGAAGATGAAAGACAAGAGCTAAAATCTACTTATGAAGGGTGTAAAAAAAGACACGATTTTCAAAATAAAAAATCTTATGAACAAGAAAGATTTTATTTTATGAAAGATGGAGATAGACAATATGTAAGTGAATGTAGAGATAGTAATATTGTTTATAATCACTACAACACAAGAGCAACTTGTGATATAGTTAATTCTGTTGGAAAAGTAATTGTTTTTGAGAGAAATGCAATCAATTTATATGATGACACTATTGAATATATTAGCGAATGCCGTCCAATTAGTGATGAAATTAAAGTTGAGCAAGAGTTTGTAGGTTATGAACACGATTTTAATCACGGACAATCTTATAGACTTGTAAGAGATTATTATATAGACCCAGTTACTCACGATAGAAAATATCTAACAAACGCCGTAAGAGATAATAAAAATTTTCCACACATTAAAGAAGCTGGAAATTGGGAACACAATGATGAATTAAAACATTCAGTTAGAAAATTAAGAATATCATTTATTGATACGGTTTTAAATAAAAAAATTTATCCAAATGGAGAAGACTTTTTTTATAGCGAACCTGTTGCTTATTCTGTACTTTTCGTTGGAGAAAAAATTGGAAGTAAATTTTCTGCAACAAGTCCTAATGTAACATTGTCTAATGGTACATACTATTACAATGGAAATGCCATTGACAGAAGTTTAAAACAAGCTATTTCACATATACATCAAACTAGCAATAGAAGTGGCTGTGGTTATGAATGGGGTGGTGATGATAGCAGCCATTATCTTATACCTACTGGAATGGGTGCTTATGGGTTAGGTTGTTATAACGCGGGTTGGAATGGTTCAGGTTATACTTCATCTTATGGTTACCAAACTAATTTAGAAACTATTACAAATATTTCTGAATATTTAAGAATTGATGGTACAAAACTAACAATTACAAACTCAACAAGATATAGAGCAGTGCCGTGATGAAAACTCATATTTTAATGCAAAGAACTCTAGAACCACTAGAAAAATATTTAAATACAAAAGGGCTTGTTGAAGTAATCATCAACAAGCCAGGAGAAATAATATTAGAAACAAAAAATGGATTTAAATATATTCAAGACAACTCTTTAACTCTTGAATATTTAGAAGGTTTCGCTCAACAATTAGCAACAACTGTAAACCAAAAATTTGGTGAATATCATCCCATATTATCTTGTACTTTGCCTATATACAACTATAGAACTCAAATTATGGGTAAAAGTGTTGTAGATACAAATTTTGCTATGGCTATAAGATGTGCTAGTGCAAATATATATGCTCTTGAAACTTGGTTTGATGAAAAAGAGATAAGTATTTTAAAAAATGCAATATTAACTAAAAAAAATATCTTAATTGCTGGAGGAACTTCTAGTGGTAAAACTACTTTTTTAAACTCTATATTATCATTAGTACCACATGAAGAAAGAATTTTAACTATTGAAGATGCTAA
Protein-coding regions in this window:
- a CDS encoding type IV secretion system protein, encoding MADKEIELISPVAYKAAMVNNVLLQRVIVALLGIVLILGIVIISLFPLKDTKVKVVEFVDGTSNFVRVIEPNQNIQSDSLLINYFVKKYVVDRETWNKVDEQIRYEYIKSVSNEKTWNDMIAIFTHSKSPYAKNDFKRAIKILRVSELSHNIRQVEFETNDTYGAGTTSQKQSKGYWVATLKMSFKTRDVNYEDKDFNPLGLIVEEYSIAQRK
- a CDS encoding type IV secretion system protein gives rise to the protein MFQQFYGQIVTTLNAFMDDKYQAFIEAFKPLAVVILTIYIIIVSWILLTGRSEKGKELFITVLLATFIIGIVFSYGVYKSWIMDTILNQTFKLQGFFLTMDGSLPSQVFNSMDKTFELLFGKLEKLEEEAGFFSARGWALATCTIGLKLTYGILYLVFAVLIIFSTFAIYVFFVIGGIPLFFAIMPQTRFIFWAWLRAIMNYTLIPIFTAIVMAISLKFLSAVVNDLIAMDIEKNGVWNIAVANAYFIGALAIFFHLKAPEFAAALTGGQPSGIGGFFTTVAGIGASTYAVSKFGVSKGWATAKGAYNTPKAISSTYNEVKNVGAKAAETAINVKNAFSKSRGV
- a CDS encoding TrbG/VirB9 family P-type conjugative transfer protein: MKKILMIALLLIQSAYAFRDETSLSDNNTNQDMFPSSLNSVQKAFNTSNMHENVAVYKYEDENTYKVRLRTAVETMFVLPPGEKIISYSLGDSLVFKYKPIIVKNYQTENLFTVRPQTAGADTNLIVVGASGKIYKFYLRADNHDSPFLPIFTIYISKDGKIPSPKPLKTDFESLEISSENKKELSHFLSNKVEMQNANFGYISLNGSDDIKPDTVFDDGKFTYFYFKSQNGKIKNLPVVYRVVDDYDTPVNSRIEGDFIIAETLSKRWTLRSGTAHHCIKRED
- a CDS encoding TrbI/VirB10 family protein — protein: MKSKIRNFNKNSLDKKKLILIAIVVLASIAIIAFIIKLAFFNKVIEDDLNVYSEIDPSFFSQIEEPPPPPKVEKPKPVKKVVKKAPPPPPPPPRDVFVQNQIISNPNKELIDKINKQRFKSGKTMALTQNEKGYGFTRMEGHYKIDTDKASESVYLNRVITADRMIPALLINELVSDIEGKLTAQIEDDIYGFHGRDILIPKGSKAVGRYLPLQRIGDERLIATWDRIITPEGVNINLKDSQLADTMGRSGGYGEIDRRLSERYGLSILLSTINAAVGYAISKQSSDPNQAYTATTYTNGIAEVSGQILKEQLNVKPRITMRAGTRIFINPVHDIYFPMNSSGTVLPSPYYNEKGDRK
- a CDS encoding ATPase, T2SS/T4P/T4SS family produces the protein MKTHILMQRTLEPLEKYLNTKGLVEVIINKPGEIILETKNGFKYIQDNSLTLEYLEGFAQQLATTVNQKFGEYHPILSCTLPIYNYRTQIMGKSVVDTNFAMAIRCASANIYALETWFDEKEISILKNAILTKKNILIAGGTSSGKTTFLNSILSLVPHEERILTIEDAKELELPQPNVTRLLKSKMGTDIAKTTYAHLINSAVRLRPDRIILGELDIDNTLPFLRVLNTGHGGSMATLHADSVDKSIEALIMNISLAGAGGNERAIEKYILNALDIIVHLKRIDRVTYKATLKELN